One window of Diabrotica undecimpunctata isolate CICGRU chromosome 8, icDiaUnde3, whole genome shotgun sequence genomic DNA carries:
- the LOC140448637 gene encoding uncharacterized protein, protein MSKVNVKTTGKPIIWTMELTKKLIILYENYPCLYNIKSSQYHNKIKRIQALEDIKNNLMDENKFITVDAIKKKIHGIRSQYLTEINKIKKSEASGASTDDIYVPKLWFFDMAYFLNDSTNVTCKGESNLDLGHLLNPVEGDTQEGDFSALQEDKSSFRDDIEYSDYDNIEIVYDDPGEGPSHSSYDICDKENRFEDTPSTIHRQNKVVVQTPKKRKVEHLDNILVETTKALKNLHEPKPLAEENDLLLFGRYLASEMAKLDEDTADDLKAVILKELFKAKRICKNKKE, encoded by the exons ATGTCTAAAGTTAATGTAAAAACGACCGG AAAACCAATAATATGGACAATGGAGTTgaccaaaaaattaataattctgTATGAGAATTATCCTTGCCTATATAATATAAAATCCAGCCAATACCACAACAAAATTAAAAGAATTCAGGCATTGgaagatattaaaaataatttaatggaCGAAAACAAATTTATAACTGTGGATgccataaaaaagaaaattcatggAATTAGGTCCCAATACTTAacggaaataaataaaataaaaaaatcagagGCAAGTGGGGCATCCACTGACGACATTTACGTGCCAAAACTCTGGTTTTTTGATAtggcatattttttaaatgatagCACAAATGTTACATGTAAGGGAGAGTCCAATTTGGACCTAGGACATCTACTTAATCCTGTAGAGGGTGACACTCAGGAGGGAGACTTTAGTGCTTTACAAGAAGATAAGTCAAGCTTTCGAGATGACATTGAG TATTCTGATTATGACAATATAGAAATAGTCTATGATGACCCAGGAGAGGGGCCTAGCCATTCCTCTTATGATATCTGTGATAAGGAGAATAGGTTCGAGGATACGCCATCCACCATCCACCGCCAGAATAAAGTAGTAGTCCAAACGCCAAAAAAAAGGAAAGTCGAACATTTGGACAATATTTTGGTAGAAACTACAAAAGCACTGAAGAATTTGCACGAACCAAAACCCCTTGCAGAAGAGAATGATCTGTTACTATTTGGCAG ataTTTGGCATCCGAAATGGCTAAGTTGGATGAAGATACTGCTGATGATCTGAAAGCGGTCATTcttaaagaattatttaaagcaaaacgtatttgtaaaaataaaaaagagtag